The Candidatus Zixiibacteriota bacterium genome segment CATCGTGCAGTGGATCGAGGGCTGGTACAACCGCGAACGCATGCACACCAGCCTGGACGATCTCAGTCCGGTTGAATTTGAGGAACGCTTGTTGCTGGAATCTATCTAAACGAGTGTCAACGAAAACGGGGGATCATCACCAC includes the following:
- a CDS encoding IS3 family transposase, whose product is IVQWIEGWYNRERMHTSLDDLSPVEFEERLLLESI